The Lathyrus oleraceus cultivar Zhongwan6 chromosome 5, CAAS_Psat_ZW6_1.0, whole genome shotgun sequence genome includes the window taaaatgataagattatgtagtatttatcgtcaaccaggacacaacaagaacaactgttccaatcgaggagcatcatctgggtcataagctttttgtaacattgtatttaTGTAACCTTTAATCATTATATATCATAaagtttttgttacaacaaggttcACAACAAACATTAGTACAAAATAAACTAATtgaaaacataaatatttctaactgattacaacaatcaaattgatgtcatctcgaccgaacatcatttccctaacatccttatcagttttcattcgcacccaaccaaagatactgtcgagtctctcaatacttctaatttttttcccttatggtattttcccatctaaccaacgaaccaactccctcttcagttgatcgaacgtagcGATGTTCCAGAATAGCAtcaacatctgaggtttgtctctcgcataaatcacctttccgtatcggcgacgaacaccaaacatgattggcaaatgatgaaacgagatgtggaacaatgattcacacaacacatctatttataacaaaaaaaaatacattttacactgaggtgtcaatccaattggcacctCCTTTGTAAAAATACACATGGGCGCCACCATGTATCCTAACCAATCCAATCGGCgtctccattcaatttttaagaggagtcgccaattgaattgacgcCTCCTCCTAAAAATTGGTTActttgagaatttttttgaaagcagagttattttaaaaaaattcttaaaaaattGGATAAACATAGTTCATTTTTTAGATATTTAATATATAGAAAGACAATTACTGAAAACTTATGCATAGATAAACATCTCTATCATTGAATTTTTTTCCCACTTGTTTTACTTCGAGCATAATCGTTTATATAGTAATCATTTGTTAAAAGATTGTAAATTGCAAACTTGTTACCGGCTAATTTTATCACTAAATAGTTTTCATCCGTGACACATCAACACTCACAAATTTCTATGCATTTGTGGTATAAATATTTAATTAACACCTACGCTGTTCGATTAATCCAACGGCTAGAATGATACATCTGAGAAAGCCTTAGATATGGAGGATCCAAATCCCACGGTGACGAAGTTGTAGCAGCACCACCTTCCACCATCACAAGACCACCGCCACAATTCCGATCAGAGACTTCCTCGGCGCAGACACACACGACAACTCCGACCACCACGCAACATCTGCACAACAAACCGCCGCTCCTTAGGCGAGTGAGTTCTCTTTCAATAAACCCTAAAACTGAAATGTGAAAACTGCAGTTCCCAGTTTCTCATGGCAGTAGCGCGAGAATTTTCCGCAGCGTTGTTCTCTTGCTCAAAGCCTCACGCTTCTCTTTTTCAACGTCTCTTCATTCGTAAAAAGACTTCCAAGATTTTTGTTAAAGGTAcagctttttttttctttcagCTGTTTCATGTTCTTCTTTGATTTTGATCTCTGATTAAgctttttttttttataaatactAGTTATTCAAGTTTGATTTTTTATTGTCTTCAAATTTAAGTTACCCTTCAATTGCTTCAATTATGAATAGTATAAACTAGATTAGATATTTTTAGCCCCTAGATTGATATTATTGTGTTGCTATTATTTTTAGCAGGTGTAAAAATGAGTATGTGGTTTAATTGAACCTTTAGTTGGCAAAATCTCTAGTATTATATACCTATGACTCTATGAGCAGTGTTTTAACACCTATAGTCTATGTAGCACGGCCATCTCTGAACGGCATGTCCGTGCCATTGTCGGGGTCGGACATCTGCGTGTCAAGGTTATGTTTAattaatttgttttttaaattattatCGGTGTCGCCGTGTCATTGTCGGGATCGTGTTTGGGGTGTCCGTGCTTCATAGCCTATAGTAGTAGCAAGAGACGAGGATGTTATGTTAGATGTGTGGAAAGACTAAACAAGATAAGATTATGAATGACAATATTAGAGAGTGTCGGGTAGCATATATAGTAGAAAAGATGGTGGAAAATAGATTTAGGTGATTTTGACGTATAGAGAGAAGACCTGTAGGTTTTTTGGTAAGGAGATCAGATCAAATGGACAGAAGTCAAATAGTTAGAGGTAGAGGAAGACCTAAAAAAATTATAAGAAAAGTTAGATCTTGAGATTAACTATTTAAATAGAAGTATGGCTCTAGATAGAACATTATGGCGAAAGTTGATCCACGTTGCCGACTCCACTTAATGGGATAATGATTGGTTCTTATTGTTGTCGAGCAGAGTTTTAATAGAAACATCCCCTCCTATTTGGTTGGGGTCTGACACTAAGGCTTTTGAAATCTCCATGCAGTTGAGCTGCATCAGTTACAAACTTTGCAATTGACTGTGATTCTTGCTAATGTCTAGGATCCTGGTCTAGAATCCTGGTGTGATTGCAATTGTGATTACGGTTGCAATTTAAGACCTTACTTGTCGGTAAACAAACCATATTTGAGCCATAAGAAAACTGTATCCCACAAAGATGAAAGATAATTTTGattttgaaaaagaaaatatGGTATTGTATTGCACTCCATTCATGAACACAACAGTTGAAGAATTTAACTTCCCTCCTTGTTTATCAAATGAAATCCAACACTCTAAAATGATTATTGTGAAGGAAATTACACACAACTGCCTATATAAGACAATGGTTATGATTCTGCGTTAGCTGGTTGATCCTTGTGCTATCATTTACTGTTTTTTATGATGGAGTTTTAGTTTGTAGAATACATTTGAAAATGTACTCAGTGAAACCTTTAGCATGATGTAAGAACAACTAAATCATGCTCACTTTATCTACGCACCATAGAATGCATCAGGCGTTACTTGTGGCCTTGATTCACAAAGCCGCCTAAGTCCTAGTCCTAGATTACTTGAAATTGTGGAAGGGTTAATTTTTAATCATTTTGACTATTTCATTTAAGTAACTTTCTATTCTTGCTCTAAAGGTTTTTTTAATGGGATTCTTGTAATACGATATCATCAATCATTGCCTTTTGATTAGTTGAATATATCAAAATGTTAGTTCAGTTGTATTGTTGTTTTCTTGTAAAAAATGTCCCAAGTTAACACATGTGGGTATCATGACCTATAAATCTTGTTGCAGGTTTAGCATTTTCTACTACAGAAGAGAAATTAGCTGAAGCTTTTTCTCAATACGGAAATGTTCTCAAAGGTATGTGTCTGTGTTGTCGTCACAAACTCCAAACCTCTCAGATTGAAATTCTAATGCATGCttcatttcatttcttttccAGCTGATATAGTGTTGAATAAAGCCAAGAATAGATCCAAAGGTTTTGGATATGTGACTTTTTCAGAGGAGGAAGAAGCCCGCAAAGCACAGATCGACATGAATGGAAAGGTTAGAATCTACTACCTAATATTCTTTTACCTCTGTTAATTATTTAAACATAGCCTCAACGAAAAACAAATTCAGAAAATGACTCAACGCCTTCTGCAGATATTACACGGACGTGTCTTATACGTAGACATGGATCCACCTGACGAGCAAAAGAAAACTTACAAGCACGCAATTAAAAATACACATGCTGATAATGATGATGTGCATATGGATTGAAGTAAACAAACAGACTTGTAAGGTGAGACAGTACCTAACCCAAGGAGAGAAGGAGCCACATCTCTTCCGAGCGCTTTTGGTTGATAATGTTATTGTAAAAGTTACATATTTTGATCCACCAATTATTATATCAACTATACATGATTGGCGAATCAATAACAAATACTTTTGCTCAAAGCCAAGTTATTATCTATGTATCTCATTTATATCTCATTCAAAATTGATTTTAGCTAAGAGGAGTTCTAGTTTCTGCTTGATCTGTTGGATTTCTCTGTTATGCTTAAGTGAGAAACCAGACCTTATAATTCAAGGAAAGATAGCATATCAGTAGTAGGGGTGTTAAGTCTACAGctatttatttttttgtttttaggTCTGTAGACGAAGTCGTAATAACCACTACAAACTCACACACAATCGTAAATACCAGGGTTGAACTTTGGTGATGACGTCTAGCCCAACCCCCCTACTCAAAAACTAATGCAATCAATAGACTGAAGTTATTAGATAAAGATCAAACAACTCATATTTTGCCTCTACAAATTAAATTTTGCCTCTACAAATTAAATTTTGCCAAACACGCACTCAAATTGAAATATGAGTTGTTCGATTTCTTATCTGACAATTTTGACTTACTGCCTACTAAATTTTTTTATTCTGACAAATATGGAACATTTCCCCAGCAAGTGGAGTAGTTATGCCACTTTAGATTGGGATAGCAATGTGAAAGTGCTTTAATGATTGATATGATAAGAAAAAGATTAGGAGCTTGTTTGTCTTTTCCTTAAAAGCCTATACTGCCAACCTAGATTGGAGCCAGCCAAGCCTTACACAACAATGAAACACTCACAAACACATTTTTATGGCTGTTTGGATGGAAAATGTCCTATTGGAAGAGGCAAGACTTATTTCAATGATGCCTGAGAATTAGCATTTGTTGGGATTTTCTTTCGGTGAAGCTACAATATGGTTTGATTTATTATTAGAATAGATTGGTTATTTAATAAATCTAAAAAGTAAACTTTCTTTCATAAATAAGACCATAGATAGTAATTTGTTGTGCTCGGCCGCAGGTTACAAGCAATCTGACCGTCATTCCAAACATGCATTTAATGATAAGGCGTTCTTTGATCTTCCTCAACAATGACCAATATCATGGTGAGATCCTATATTTGTTCTTTTACCCTACCTCAAAAACTTTTTGAGGGACGCAATTAACTATAATTTAGTTGAGGAAGTAAGATCTAGGTTTGCTCCATTTTAACTTGATTGTTTGTACCACCAATATTTAACTGTATTTTCCAATCATAGGAGTAAGAATGCAATTTCTTTTCCTATCCTCAAAGTCACGTGATTTCAATCAATAAATTATTACTAAGATAAAAAACACGCTCTGCAAACGTTTGAAAAATGAATATTGCACATGCAACAATAGGTTACCCCAAAATTCTGACTTTGGATTTGCTCAAAACAAAATCCTGAAACCTGATGGTCCAAACTTTCCATAGCCTCTCTGCATCATCCTCAGAAGTTAATCAATTGACAGTACACTGCTTTAAATTCTCATAAATTTACCTGAACAAAAAATAAAGCCAAATCTGATAttttttggatctgaaaattaTACATCtataaaataaaatgattttAAAATATCTCATTTATCTTTACTATAAAACTgaatatattaattatttaataaattttaaaaaattaataataagttttttaaaaaaataaacaaatgAAATGTGGTAAGTTCAAATTTACACTCTTATATCAATTAATCTGAATGGGACCACAACTACAAATGGTAAATTTTACACACTATCCTGATACATAAAACAAGTCACATCAAAATCTGTAATGACATTCATGAACATAACACTTGTGTTGTGTGTCTTTAAAACAAGGTTTGGTCCCATATACGTTAACACAACATTTAATGCAATCCTTACTTCCTAACAAGTAACGGTCACATACATATTCTGGAAATCTAGCCACATGTCCCACACTTGTAACCAAATCTAAAACCAGAAAAACCCAACCATTCCTCTAGTTTTGGCCCAACCTCTTTATTGCCCCATAGTCGACATCATTAAGATTTATGACAATTAAATCTCcattttaaataaataaataaagaacaACTATTTTAGTCATGTTAAACTGATTTTAAATCTCATCACCAAATTTGATACTCTTAATTAATCATATTATTAGTTCATGACAAAATTTCAAGGACTAGTTGACAAAATTTAACTAAATGACAGCTACTACTATTAAACTATAGTTTagttattttaattatatttattaGCCTTAGTTTTTCCTAATTAATTCTCTTAGGGGTTGGTTGAAAGTTTGGAGGGGAGGAGAATGAAGGGTTTCCATAAATAATGATGCAACGCTCCAGACTGTTTTTAGGATTATAGACTGGTCCCACAAACCAACACGGAtcttttcaacatgttttgtcctcacCCACACGTTTTTTGGAAAACTTCCTATAAGGTCATCCATCCAAATACTACCCCTAGTCAAACACACTTAACTAtagagttcttatttgttaggtTATTAgaaagaagatgcatcttgttggtataaATAGTATCAATCAATCCTTATAAGCATTCCTTCTGTGAGTGCACTATCCTCTTAGAAAtattttgaatgatgtcaaaactaggaaaCTTAGTATTTGTGTACCTTGGATTTTATTCTCTATGTATAGACGTGCATTTTCATCTTAGGACACTTAAAATCAGGTTAAAAACATTTTTACAAGTCAAAATTATGGTTTTATATGAAAAACAAGGTTATAGGTCGACACATCCATGTTATGGGTCGATACATACTGAAGGCCTTTTAAAATCAAAGTTTCTTCCTTCTATGTTTCGACACATAAGTCCATTAGGTCGACGCATAAGTTGAGGTCGACTCCTGCACTCTTGAGGTCGAAACATACTGAAGGTTTTTTAAATCAAAGTTGTTGCCTTTTATGCGTCGATACACAAGGCTCTTAGGTCGACACATAACATTTGTAGGTAGTCAATGATCTCGTGGGGTCAACACATACTAGTTTAATTTTTAAATTTGTAATTTTGCTAAAAATCTATTTTTTCTgttatttctttctttatttCACACACACACGCACAACCCACACACGCATGAACACACATACACAAAATCAAGATGATAGTGAAACTAGTGATGATGAGTGTTTTGATGATGAATAAATGAGGTTGTTTATTAAAAGGTACCATAACTACATTAAGAGAAATGAAGTGAAACATTCCGAAAAGAATCTCATCAACTATAGAAGACATTCAAATACCTCAAGGGAAGGTGAGAATAAGAAAGAAAAATCTAAAGATTCATACTATAATTGTGGAAGAGTTGGTCATTACAAGCCGAATTGCCAATTGCTTAGGAAGGATAAAAGAAAGGGTTAACAAAAGAAATCTAACAAGTCTAGAAGAGCATACGTCGCATGGGATAGTGATAGTGAAACTTCCAAGGCGGGTAGCTCAAGTGAAAGTGATGAAATGACAAATATTTGCTTCATGACCAAGCACGAGAagaagaatgtaagtcattcCAAATCTGAACCTATTGATAAAATATTTTATTCTGATTTACATATTGTTTTTGAAAATCTACATGTTTTAGTTGTAGAAGCTTTTAAAAGGTTGActtcaaataaaaaaatattttcatacTTAGAAACCAAAGTTTTAAAAACTGAAAATCATGTTGAGGATGAGAAGTCTTTTTGGTTTggttgtgaaacttgtcacatttggcaaaaagaggttATTACTCTGAAATTCAAATTGAACAAGGCTTTGGAATCAAAAGTTATCTTCGCTATTGACTCAACAAAATTTAAAAGATCTTTGAACATACCATATAAAAAGTACAAATTTGTTTAAAGGGAATCAAATAGCGAAAGTCACTCTCATCATCACTTGACTTGTCATTGTTGTTGCAAGAAAGGTAATAGCATTTCcaaatgcaaatttaggagataTTTAGTTCCTAAAGATGTATTTCAATGGTTGCCTAAATGCAACAATATTTCCACTCACTCTCAAAAACCCAATGAAAATTGGATACCTAGCACTCTTATTTGATTTTGTAGGTTAAATGTCTTGGCACCATGGAAAGAATATGGTTTCTCAATGgtggatgctcaaggcatatgacgGGTGAAATTTTCCTACTCATTGACATCACACCAAAGATGAAGGGTTATGTGACCTACAAAGACAATAACAAGGGTGTTATACTTGGTAAAGACGGTGTAGAAATTACTTAATGTTGAAGAATTCACgcatgtcacttttgatgaataTTATCCGAGAAATATAGGGAAAAATGTTTCTTTTCATGATGTAGGTGTATCTtcagaagacatactcaaagaCACTGATGAAGGAATTGATCATTCAGAGGCGGTGAAACCTGAGGAGGAGGAAGATGACAAACTTGTAAAAGAGAAGGAAGAGAGTCCAAATGAAGTGGATAACCTTCCTTTGCTTGGAAGATTATTAAAGACCATTCATTCAACAACATTCTTTGAGACATCACCAAAGGCGTAAATACACG containing:
- the LOC127085583 gene encoding small RNA-binding protein 11, chloroplastic; its protein translation is MAVAREFSAALFSCSKPHASLFQRLFIRKKTSKIFVKGLAFSTTEEKLAEAFSQYGNVLKADIVLNKAKNRSKGFGYVTFSEEEEARKAQIDMNGKILHGRVLYVDMDPPDEQKKTYKHAIKNTHADNDDVHMD